Proteins encoded in a region of the Canis lupus familiaris isolate Mischka breed German Shepherd chromosome 1, alternate assembly UU_Cfam_GSD_1.0, whole genome shotgun sequence genome:
- the BCL3 gene encoding B-cell lymphoma 3 protein, producing MPRCPAGAMDEGPVDLRTRPKAAGPPGAALPLRKRPLREPSPEPAAPRGAAGPVVGPDPLGGGPDSPAVPAAPHGLARPEALYYQGPLLPIYPTPNMGSLFPLLNLPTPLYSMVYSMEHPLSADIAVATHADEDGDTPLHIAVVQGNLPAVHRLVNLFQHGGRELDIYNNLRQTPLHLAVITTLPSMVRLLVMAGASPMALDRHGQTAAHLACEHRSPTCLRALLDSAAPGTVDLEARNYDGLTALHVAVNMQCPEAVLLLLERGADIDAVDIKSGRSPLIHAVENNSLSMVQLLLQHGANVNAQMYSGSSALHSASGRGLLPLVRTLVRSGADSGLKNCHNDTPLMVARSRRVIDILRGKATRPAPASQPEPSPERSATTSPESSSLLSSNGLLSASPSSSPSQSPPKDPPGFPMAPPSFFLPPSSPPAFLPFAGVLRAPGRPVPPSPAPGGS from the exons ATGCCCCGATGCCCCGCGGGGGCCATGGACGAGGGGCCCGTGGACCTGCGCACCCGGCCCAAGGCCGCCGGGCCCCCGGGCGCCGCGCTGCCGCTCCGCAAGCGCCCTCTGCGCGAGCCCTCCCCGGAAcccgccgccccccgcggcgCCGCGGGCCCAGTAGTCGGCCCGGATCCCCTGGGCGGCGGCCCCGACTCCCCGGCGGTCCCCGCGGCCCCCCACGGACTGGCCCGGCCAGAGGCGCTTTACTACCAGG GACCTTTACTTCCCATATACCCCACCCCGAATATgggctccctcttccctctcctgaaCCTGCCTACACCCCTGTACTCCATGGTGTACTCCATGGAACATCCCTTGTCGGCTGACATCGCTGTGGCCACCCATGCAGATGAGGACGGAGACAC GCCACTCCACATTGCGGTGGTGCAGGGCAACCTGCCAGCTGTACATCGGCTTGTCAACCTCTTCCAGCATGGGGGCCGAGAGCTAGATATCTACAACAACCTGCGACAG ACACCGCTACACCTGGCTGTGATCACCACACTGCCATCGATGGTGCGGCTCCTAGTGATGGCGGGTGCCAGTCCCATGGCCCTGGACCGCCATGGCCAGACGGCAGCCCACCTGGCCTGTGAGCACCGCAGCCCGACGTGCCTGCGGGCCCTTCTGGACAGCGCAGCCCCGGGCACCGTGGACCTGGAGGCCCGCAACTACGACG GGCTCACCGCCCTGCACGTGGCCGTGAACATGCAGTGCCCCGAAGCCGTGCTGCTCTTGCTGGAGCGAGGTGCTGACATCGACGCGGTG gaCATTAAAAGCGGCCGCTCCCCGCTCATCCACGCAGTGGAAAACAACAGCCTTAGTATGGTGCAGCTGCTGCTGCAG CACGGCGCCAACGTGAACGCGCAGATGTACTCGGGCAGCTCGGCGCTGCACTCGGCGTCCGGCCGCGGGCTCCTCCCGCTGGTGCGCACGCTGGTCCGCAGCGGCGCCGACAGCGGCCTCAAGAACTGCCACAACGACACGCCGCTCATGGTGGCGCGCAGCCGCCGG GTCATCGACATCCTGAGGGGGAAGGCGACCCGGCCGGCGCCCGCATCACAGCCAGAGCCCTCCCCGGAACGCAGCGCCACCACCTCCCCCGAGAGCAGCAGCCTCCTCAGCTCCAACG GTCTCCTTTCTGCGTCCCCCTCCTCCTCGCCCTCCCAGTCTCCTCCCAAGGACCCGCCTGGATTCCCCATGGCTCCCCCcagtttcttccttcctccctcatctCCACCTGCCTTCCTGCCCTTCGCTGGGGTCCTCCGAGCCCCTGGCCGGCCAGTGCCTCCCTCGCCAGCTCCAGGAGGCAGCTGA